A region from the Geobacillus vulcani PSS1 genome encodes:
- a CDS encoding EAL domain-containing protein, translated as MRWFCCRRAEELDRWIREHSSSLDETLFVQVAGNDEEAVRHAMAAVARRWPRAHMMGMAGPLPMAGETNLAVGITSMMSSTVSSLVLPADEFDCPDGMAALIAEAVIHHDTTLLLLFTNHRSALPSLLRHLPLANKRMAIVGCALPEGSVLFSSDGRLKRGGIAVSFSGTALRSHCVAPFLWEPIGLAFSITKSRDQQIDELNGQKASLYLERYLGKEFIERLPLSGVEFPFLVERSGRDVCLPIVAVNRDGSVVVRGHVHNGEKVRFAYVHAPSFYWSVRDAAMQTVKQPARGMLLYYSAALSGYTRPLLDGVAAALGQAALFPAVEVLMKDAYTAVRPAAFAAVSLTETAASAENGLSLPLPAPPEGIMTLARLMSTSSRDMERLHVRLQMSEQRYKSLFEHNTDIVYSMDLHGRLTSVNPAFEQVLGYKKEEILYTNSLKYIHPNDIPRVTRYFYRALRGNVQTYHLELPTKSGERLLFQMKNIPIIVDGKKVGIYGIGHNITEQKKAEKRIAYLAYYDPDTNLPNRTKWMELLSEHLEKAKRKRRKTAVALIDLDRFKWINDSVGHYAGDDILRQLVERIRRVLPLGAELGRFHGDKFCLLFPLKTEVEAATEAALRIVREVARPIVYDGKEFFVTASVGLAMFPDDGEDEHALLRHADMAVNMAKKGGGNRVERYCARMNEEAMHRLEMGGHLRKAIEENELFLCYQPIVDVHTRAVRAMEALIRWRHPTLGLVRPDEFIPLAEETGLIHEIGRWVLKTACKQTKRWQEMTGDDQLAIFVNVSPVQFQHERFVDDVKQALRQSRLSPSCLHLELTEHSMLRHLSSTLRAMDELRKIGVGIAVDDFGSGYSSFHYLKRLPATILKIDRAFIEQLHANASDEAIVKAMITMGQGLGLETIAEGVETPEQLNRLRDLQCTYAQGYVICPPLLAEEVMRYVTEKQK; from the coding sequence ATGCGTTGGTTCTGCTGCCGCCGCGCCGAGGAGCTGGATCGTTGGATCAGGGAGCATAGTTCTTCCTTGGATGAGACGTTGTTTGTCCAAGTCGCAGGCAACGATGAGGAAGCGGTGCGCCATGCGATGGCCGCGGTAGCCCGTCGTTGGCCGCGTGCCCATATGATGGGGATGGCAGGACCGTTGCCAATGGCTGGGGAGACGAATCTCGCTGTTGGCATCACGTCGATGATGTCTTCAACCGTTTCGTCGTTGGTGCTGCCAGCCGATGAGTTTGACTGCCCGGATGGCATGGCGGCGTTGATTGCGGAAGCGGTCATCCATCACGATACGACGTTGCTTTTGTTGTTTACGAATCACCGCTCGGCTTTGCCTTCCCTGCTTCGCCACTTGCCCCTTGCAAACAAACGAATGGCTATCGTCGGTTGCGCACTTCCCGAAGGCAGCGTGTTATTTTCGTCCGACGGTCGGCTTAAGCGCGGAGGGATCGCCGTCTCTTTCAGTGGAACAGCGCTTCGCAGCCACTGTGTCGCACCATTCTTATGGGAGCCGATTGGTTTGGCGTTTTCCATCACGAAAAGCCGTGATCAGCAGATTGACGAGCTCAACGGGCAAAAAGCGTCGCTTTATTTAGAACGATATTTAGGCAAAGAATTTATCGAACGTCTGCCGCTTTCCGGAGTGGAATTCCCGTTTCTTGTCGAACGGAGCGGACGCGATGTCTGCCTGCCAATTGTCGCTGTCAACCGGGATGGCTCGGTTGTCGTAAGGGGCCATGTCCATAATGGAGAAAAGGTTCGGTTTGCCTATGTTCATGCTCCGTCCTTTTACTGGAGCGTGCGTGATGCAGCGATGCAAACGGTCAAGCAACCAGCTCGGGGAATGTTGCTTTACTACAGCGCGGCGCTCAGCGGGTATACGCGCCCGCTGTTGGACGGCGTGGCTGCCGCGCTTGGACAGGCAGCGCTGTTTCCAGCCGTCGAGGTGTTGATGAAAGATGCGTATACGGCTGTGCGGCCGGCTGCGTTTGCCGCTGTTTCGCTGACGGAAACAGCGGCATCAGCGGAGAACGGTTTGTCATTGCCATTGCCGGCGCCACCGGAAGGAATCATGACGCTGGCCCGGCTCATGTCCACGTCCTCACGCGATATGGAGCGGCTGCATGTTCGCCTGCAGATGTCCGAGCAACGATATAAGTCGTTGTTTGAACATAACACCGATATTGTCTATTCGATGGACTTGCACGGCCGTTTGACAAGCGTCAATCCTGCCTTTGAACAAGTGCTCGGTTACAAGAAAGAAGAAATTCTGTATACGAATTCGCTCAAGTATATTCATCCGAATGATATTCCCCGCGTCACCCGCTATTTTTACCGGGCGCTGCGTGGAAATGTGCAGACATATCATTTGGAACTGCCGACGAAATCGGGCGAACGACTTCTTTTCCAAATGAAAAACATCCCGATCATTGTCGATGGGAAAAAGGTTGGCATTTACGGCATTGGCCATAACATTACCGAGCAGAAGAAGGCCGAAAAAAGAATTGCGTATTTAGCCTACTACGATCCCGATACGAATTTGCCGAATCGGACAAAATGGATGGAGTTGCTTTCTGAACATCTGGAAAAAGCGAAGCGGAAGCGGCGGAAGACGGCGGTTGCCTTGATCGATTTGGACCGGTTTAAATGGATTAACGACAGTGTCGGCCATTACGCGGGAGATGACATTTTGCGCCAACTTGTCGAGCGTATTCGCCGCGTCTTGCCGCTTGGTGCGGAGCTTGGCCGATTTCATGGCGACAAGTTTTGCCTGCTTTTCCCGCTCAAAACAGAGGTCGAGGCGGCAACGGAAGCGGCGCTCCGCATCGTGCGCGAAGTGGCGCGGCCGATTGTGTACGACGGAAAGGAATTTTTCGTTACAGCAAGCGTTGGTCTAGCAATGTTTCCAGATGACGGAGAGGACGAACACGCGCTCCTTAGGCACGCCGATATGGCTGTCAACATGGCAAAAAAAGGCGGCGGCAACCGCGTGGAGCGCTATTGCGCGCGAATGAACGAAGAAGCAATGCATCGATTGGAAATGGGCGGCCATTTGCGCAAAGCGATTGAAGAGAATGAACTGTTTCTTTGCTATCAGCCGATTGTGGATGTACATACTCGTGCGGTAAGAGCAATGGAAGCGCTAATCCGCTGGCGTCACCCTACGCTTGGGCTTGTGCGGCCGGATGAATTCATCCCTTTGGCGGAAGAGACCGGATTGATTCATGAGATTGGGCGCTGGGTGCTGAAAACGGCCTGCAAACAGACAAAGCGGTGGCAGGAGATGACGGGGGATGATCAGCTTGCGATTTTTGTCAATGTATCCCCTGTCCAGTTTCAGCATGAGCGGTTTGTGGATGATGTCAAACAAGCGCTTCGGCAGTCGCGTCTGTCGCCGTCGTGCCTGCATCTCGAACTGACCGAACATTCGATGCTCCGCCATCTGTCCAGCACGCTGCGGGCGATGGACGAGTTAAGAAAGATTGGCGTCGGCATCGCCGTCGATGATTTCGGCAGCGGATATTCCTCGTTCCATTATTTAAAACGGTTGCCAGCGACAATATTGAAAATTGACCGTGCTTTTATTGAACAATTACATGCCAACGCCTCCGATGAGGCTATCGTCAAGGCGATGATTACGATGGGACAAGGGTTGGGGCTTGAGACGATCGCCGAAGGGGTGGAAACGCCGGAACAGCTCAACCGGCTTCGTGATTTGCAATGCACGTATGCGCAAGGGTATGTGATTTGTCCGCCGCTTCTTGCTGAAGAAGTGATGCGGTATGTGACGGAAAAGCAAAAGTGA
- a CDS encoding YisL family protein: protein MTHAHITSWLITIVLFFLAVSMERQRADKAKIVQMVLRLFYILTIVTGGLLLHSIASISALYWLKALAGLWVIGAMEMVLAAEKKGKSAAAGWTQWVIALAVTLFLGLLLPLGFDLF from the coding sequence TTGACGCATGCCCACATTACGAGCTGGCTCATCACGATTGTTTTGTTTTTCCTTGCGGTGTCAATGGAGCGGCAAAGGGCGGACAAAGCCAAGATCGTACAAATGGTGTTGCGGCTGTTTTACATCCTCACGATCGTGACGGGGGGGCTTTTGCTGCATAGCATTGCTTCGATATCTGCACTTTATTGGCTAAAGGCGCTTGCCGGGCTGTGGGTAATCGGAGCGATGGAAATGGTTTTAGCAGCTGAAAAAAAAGGGAAAAGCGCGGCGGCAGGATGGACGCAATGGGTCATTGCCCTTGCGGTGACGCTGTTTCTTGGTTTGTTGCTGCCGCTTGGTTTTGACTTATTCTAA